In the Quercus lobata isolate SW786 chromosome 5, ValleyOak3.0 Primary Assembly, whole genome shotgun sequence genome, one interval contains:
- the LOC115990478 gene encoding protein RALF-like 19: protein MEVKACLIILLLALVVVAESTPYIHEASRWGLTKYGTCDGAIGECIGEEDEMLMDSHPSRMLRRRRQRYISYGALKSNSVPCGRRGHSYYNCQRRRKANPYRRGCNIITHCARITG from the coding sequence ATGGAGGTTAAGGCTTGTTTGATAATCCTCCTCCTTGCATTGGTCGTGGTGGCTGAATCAACTCCTTATATCCATGAGGCTAGCAGGTGGGGTCTGACCAAGTATGGCACATGCGATGGCGCAATTGGTGAATGCATTGGAGAGGAGGATGAGATGTTGATGGATTCTCATCCTAGCCGAATGCTTAGACGCCGCCGCCAGAGGTACATAAGCTATGGAGCTCTCAAGTCCAACTCCGTCCCATGTGGTCGCCGCGGTCACTCCTACTACAATTGTCAAAGGAGGCGCAAGGCTAATCCTTACAGACGCGGTTGCAACATCATTACACATTGTGCAAGGATCACTGGTTGA